The Lycium ferocissimum isolate CSIRO_LF1 chromosome 1, AGI_CSIRO_Lferr_CH_V1, whole genome shotgun sequence genome includes a region encoding these proteins:
- the LOC132029642 gene encoding uncharacterized protein LOC132029642 produces the protein MGLRAIPFTPSHNGLMPNYLSGSENLPRHSIIPSSRTSKLVLAVSPKAKKEDTEEPKEKKKQSLFSSVTEALDFSQVRSAKDAELLDEAREKTQSGERMSREQYGALRRKIGGTYKDFFKSYVEVDGQYVEEGWVDKTCKVCKKDTRGEARQVDNFGRYAHVACLEKSKSGNFFTNLFSR, from the exons aTGGGACTTAGAGCTATTCCCTTTACACCTTCTCACAATGGTCTTATGCCTAACTATTTGAGTGGTTCAGAAAATTTGCCTAGACACAGTATAATTCCTAGCAGTAGAACCTCAAAACTAGTACTAGCAGTTTCACCAAAGGCAAAGAAAGAGGATACAGAAGAACCtaaggagaagaagaagcaaTCTTTGTTTTCAAGTGTAACAGAAGCTCTGGATTTTTCCCAAGTTAGATCAGCAAAAGACGCTGAGCTTCTCGATGAAGCTCGAGAAAAAACACAATCTGGAGAGAGGATGTCCCGAGAACAG TATGGAGCTTTGAGAAGGAAGATTGGTGGAACATACAAAGATTTCTTCAAGTCCTATGTGGAAG TGGATGGGCAATACGTGGAGGAGGGATGGGTAGATAAGACGTGCAAGGTATGCAAGAAGGATACGAGAGGAGAAGCAAGGCAAGTCGATAATTTTGGACGATATGCACACGTAGCTTGTCTTGAGAAATCCAAATCTGGAAATTTTTTCACCAACCTCTTCTCAAGATGA